A region of the Nocardia asteroides genome:
CTGCACCCGCGAGATCGGCGCGACCCGGCTCTCCTGGGTGAGCCAGCCGACCCGGGTGTAGACCGCCTCGTCGGTGACCTCCCAGCGGTGCACAGCGTAGCGCCACCAGGGCGCCACGCCGATGTTCACCGCCGCAGGCACGAGCGCGACCAGGAAGAACCCGAGCTGCCAACCGCGGTGCCCGGAGTCGAGCGCCACCCAGACCAGCAGCGCCGCGAACGGGATCGCCCAGGCCAGCGCGGCCTGCGCAGTCCACAGGAGCCGGGCCTTCGGACTGGGACGCCAGGCCGGATCGGCCATGATCGTGCGCGGCTGCGACATGCAGCCATGTTTGCACGACGACGTGGCCGCTGTCGCAGGTAATCGTCAGCGGCTCACGTGGATCTCCCGCGACTCCGACGGCGGGTACGAGGCGCCCGACCAGCCATGGGCAGGAATGCAATTCGCCTTGGTCGCAATGGTTTCGGGCTGGTCGAGACTCCCTGGCGCATGCGACGGCACGATCACAGGAGGTATCACACCCCACGGGATCGCAGAACGCACGTCCACCCGAACGAGGACGGTCGACTCGGCGGTGCTCACCGAGGCCGGTGCCGATGGCCGAGCGCGGGCACCGCGCCGTGCCCTGGAATAGGCCCGGGCATCCCGCAGTTGTCAACGCTCAACGGCGCCCGTGTCCATCGCGAGCGCCGTGTGAGCGGAGTGTTCGCCCGCGCGGCTGGTCCGCTTCGCCTCACTGTGGAGCACTGGAGGGAGACAGTTCCGGATGTGTAGCGCATGATCGAGGGCGTGACCGACCTACCGAACCCGAGCGTTCCGTCCGCGCCGCCCAGTCCATCGGCCATGCGCCGGGCGCTGCGCAGGGCCCGCGACGGTGTCACGTTGAACGTGGACGAGGCCGCGGTGCTGCTGCACGCGACGGGTGACGATCTCGCCGACCTCTGTCGCAGCGCCGCCCGGGTGCGCGACGCCGGCCTGGCGTCCGCGGGCCGTCCGAAGACGATCAGTTATTCCCGCAACGTCTTCATCCCGCTGACGCGGCTGTGCCGGGACAAATGCCACTACTGCACCTTCGTCACGGTGCCGGGCAAACTGCGCGCCGAGGGCAAGGGAATGTTCCTCGAACCCGACGAGGTGCTCGACATCGCGCGGCGCGGCGCGGCGCTCGGCTGCAAGGAGGCGCTGTTCACGCTGGGTGACCGGCCCGAGGATCGCTGGCCGGAGGCCGCGCAGTGGCTGGACGAGCGCGGCTACGACTCCACGCTGGACTACCTGCGCGCCGTATCGATCATGGTGCTGGAGGAGACCGGTCTGCTGCCGCACCTGAACCCGGGCGTGATGTCGTGGGAGGAGATCGCGCGGCTCAAGCCGGTGGCGCAGTCCATGGGCATGATGCTGGAGACCACCGCGACCCGGTTGTTCACCGAGAAGGGCAACTGCCACTACGGCAGCCCGGACAAGGACCCCGCGGTGCGGCTGCGCGCCATCACCGACGCGGGCAGGCTCTCGGTGCCCTACACCACCGGCATCCTGGTCGGCATCGGTGAGACGATGGCGGAGCGGGCCGAGTCGATTATGGCGATTCGCAAGCAGCACAAGGCTTTCGGACACATCCAGGAAGTCATCATCCAGAACTTCCGCGCCAAGGACGACACCGCCATGCGGGACGTGCCGGACGCGGGCCTGGAGGAATTCCTCGCCACCATCGCCGTCACCCGCGTCCTGCTCGGACCGGACGTGCCGGTGCAGGCGCCGCCGAACCTGGTCTCGCACGCCGAGTGCCGCGCGCTGATCGAGGCGGGCATCGACGACTGGGGCGGCGTCTCCCCGGTGACGCCCGATCACGTGAACCCGGAACGGCCGTGGCCGAATCTGGACACGCTGCGGGAGATCACCGAGGCGGCGGGCTATCAGCTGGTCGAGCGGACCTCCGCGCACCCGAAGTACGTGCGCGCGGGCAACCCGTGGGTCGATCCGCGGATCGGCGCGCACGTCGCGGCGCTCACCGACCCGGCCACCGGGCTGGCGAAGTCGGGCGCTGTGCCGGTCGGCCTGCCCTGGCAGGAACCGGACGAGTCCTGGGAGTCGGCCGGGCGCGTGGACCTCAACACCGCCATCGACACCGAGGGCCGCAACACAGAGCACCGCAGTGACGCGGCGCTCGGGCAGGAGGTCGTCGGCGCCTTCGGCGACTGGGACACCATCCGCGAACAGGCCCGCGATCTCGCCGTCACGACGCCGCAGCGGCTGGACGGCGACGTGCTGGCCGCGTTGCGCTCCGCCGAACGCGATCCGGCCGGGCTCAGCGACGCCGAGTACCTCGCGCTGGCCACCGCCGACGGCGTCGAGCTGGACGCGGTCGCCGCGCTGGCCGATCAGTTGCGCCGCGACACCGTCGGCGACGATGTCACCTACGTGGTCAACCGGAACATCAACTTCACCAACATCTGCTACACCGGGTGCCGGTTCTGCGCGTTCGCCCAGCGCAAGGGCGACGCGGACGCGTTCACGCTCAGCACCGACGAGGTCGCCGACCGAGCCTGGGAGGCGCACGTCGACGGCGCGACCGAGGTGTGCATGCAGGGCGGCATCGACCCCGACCTGCCGGTTACCGGCTACGCGGACCTGGTGCGGGCGGTCAAACAGCGGGTGCCCTCGATGCACGTGCACGCGTTCAGCCCGATGGAGATCGTCAACGGCGCCTCACGCGGCGGCCAGAGCGTCCGGGACTGGCTGGTCGCGCTGAAGGAGGCCGGCCTGGACACCATTCCCGGCACCGCCGCGGAGATCCTGGACGACGAGGTGCGCTGGGTGCTCACCAAGGGCAAACTGCCCACCTCGGCGTGGATCGACGTGATCACCACCGCGCATCAGGTGGGCCTCCGCTCCAGCTCGACGATGATGTACGGCCACGTGGACAACCCCGAGCACTGGGTCGGGCATCTGCGGGTGCTGCGCGGAATCCAGGACGAGACCGGCGGCTTCACCGAATTCGTGCTGTTGCCGTTCGTGCACCAGAGCGCGCCGCTGTACCTGGCGGGCGCGGCTCGGCCGGGGCCGACCAACCGGGACAACCGCGCCGCGCACGCGCTGGCCAGGATCATGCTGCACGGCCGCATCCACAACATCCAGACCAGCTGGGTCAAGCTCGGCACCACCGGCACCCGGGTGATGCTCAACAGCGGCGCCAACGATCTCGGCGGTACGCTGATGGAGGAGACCATCTCCCGGATGGCCGGCTCGCAGCACGGCTCGGCTAAGACCGTCGCCGAACTGGTCGAGATCGCCGCCGGTATCGGGCGACCGGCGCGGGAGCGGACGACGACCTACGGCGTCCCGCAGCACAAGAGCCCGTCCGCCTCTCCGGGTCTCCAGGCAGTCCTGGTCAGGTGACGTTCAGGTCTGGGTGCCGCCCGAGTCACCGATATGTCGGCGGGCCACCCCAGGACCGGTACCGGCGACGACGATAGTTTCCGGCCCGCGGTGCGATCGGGTTTCCGGTCCTCCGCGGGCATCGGGTGACCGGCGCAATGACGGGCCGGCTCTCGCCACGCTCCGGGACGACCTCGTACAACGTGGCGACCACCGCGTACGCCAGGTGGCGGAGTGGAAATCGGCCGTCGCGGCGGCGTGCGCGATACCGGAAGTTAGGGCAGGCTGACCAGTAGTAACGTGGGGTGCCGGGATAGGGTTTCGCCGGGCGGACTATCCCGCAGGCGAGGACAGACTAGGAGAGCGGCAGTGCCGTACATCATCGCTGAACCGTGCGTTGACGTGAAGGACAAGGCATGCATCGAGGAATGCCCCGTGGACTGCATCTACGAGGGTGGTCGCATGCTGTACATCCATCCCGACGAATGCGTGGACTGTGGTGCATGTGAGCCGGTGTGCCCGGTGGAGGCGATCTTCTACGAAGACGACACCCCGGACCAGTGGGGCGGATACGTGAACGCCAACGTCGACTTCTTCGACGAGCTGGGCTCGCCCGGCGGCGCCACCAAGGTCGGCAAGGTCGACTACGACCCGCCGTTCATCAAGGAACTGCCCCCGATGGCGAGTGAGTGAGCCCTGACGTGTCACCGCGTGGCCGGGTCAGCAGTCTGCTGCCCGATTTTCCCTGGGACACCATCGCCTCGGTGAAGGCGCGAGCGGCCGCTCACCCCGGCGGAATAGTCGACCTGTCCGTCGGCACTCCGGTCGACCCGGTCGACCCGCTGATCCGGACGGCGCTGAACTCCGTCGCCGCGGTCCCCGGATACCCGACCACGCATGGCACCCCCGAGCTCCGCGCGGCCGCGGTCGACGCGCTGAAGCGGCGCTACGGGATCACCGGACTCGAACCCGCGGCCGTGCTGCCCGCGATCGGCACCAAGGAGCTGATCGCGGGCTTGCCGCGGCTGCTCGGCCTCGGCTCGGGCGACCTGGTCGTCATCCCCGAGGTCGCCTATCCCACTTACGAGGTCGGCGCACTTCTGGCGGGCGCGCAGGTGCTGCGCGCCGACGGATTGACCCGCCTCGGCCCGCAGAATCCCGCGCTGATCTACGTGAACTCGCCCTCCAACCCGACCGGCCGGGTACTCGGCGTCGATCATCTGCGCAAGGTGGTCGCCTTCGCACGGGAGCGCGGCGCGATCGTCGCCTCCGACGAGTGCTACCTGGGATTGACGTGGGAGGGTCGCGCTGTCTCCTTGCTCGACCCGGAGGTGTGCGAAGGCGACCACACCAACCTGCTGGCCGTGCATTCGCTGTCCAAGACCTCCAACCTGGCCAGCTACCGTGCCGGTTTCGTGGCGGGTGACCCGGAGCTGATCGCCGAGCTGCTCGAGGTGCGCAAGCACGCGGGCATGATGGTGCCGTTCCCGATCCAGGCCGCGATGACGGCCGCCCTCAGCGACGACGCGCACGAGGCGCGCCAGCGTGAGCGGTACCGGGCCCGGCGCGAAGTGTTGCGAAACGCGCTGGAGCGAGCCGGTTTCCGGATCGATCACTCCGAGGCGGGCCTGTATCTGTGGTCGACGCGCGGCGAGCCGTGCCGGACCACTTTGGACTGGCTGGCCGACCGCGGCGTCCTCGCCGCTCCCGGCGACTTCTACGGTCCCGGCGCGAGCGAGCACGTACGGATCGCGCTGACCGCGACGGACGAGCGGATCGCTGCGGCGGCCGAGCGGCTGGCCGCGGGCTGACCCCCGGGAACGTTTCGCACGAGCGCGGCACCTCGAATAGGGCGGGCCGACGGCACCGGCGACGGGCTGCTCGATTCCACGGCCATCCGGGTGTGTCGGCGTCCGCGCGCGCCCGGCCCGGAGGGCTAGCCTGAGGTATGGACGCTGTCACGGTTGTCCCCACGCCCCGCAACGAACCGGTGCGCACCTACGCGCCCGGAAGTCCCGAACGGGAGCTACTGCTCGGCAGACTTGCCGAGCTGTCCGCCGAGCCCGTCGACGTGCCGCTGGTGATCGGCGGCAAACATCGTCCCGGCATCGGTGCGCGGCACGACATCGTCGCACCGCATCGGCATCGCCAGGTGCTGGGGACCTACACCGACATCACACATTCGGAAGCGCACGGCGCCATCGACGCCGCGATCGCGGCCGCACCGGGTTGGCGGGCCATGCCGTTCGAGGAACGCGCCGCGGTGCTGTTGCGCGCCGCCGACCTGCTGGCCGGTCCGTGGCGGGAGACGGTCGCGGCGGCCACCATGCTCGGGCAGTCGAAGTCGGTCCAGCAGGCGGAGATCGACGCGCCGTGCGAACTGGTCGACTTCTGGCGGTTCAACGTCGCCTTCGCCCGGGAGATCCTGGAGCAACAGCCCCAGTCCAGCGCGGGGGTGTGGAACCGGATGGACTACCGGCCGCTGGAAGGGTTCGTCTACGCCATCACGCCGTTCAACTTCACCGCGATCGCCGGGAATCTGCCGACCGCGCCCGCGCTGATGGGCAACACGGTGGTGTGGAAGCCGTCGCCGACGCAGACGTTGTCGGCGTTCCACACCATGCGGCTGCTCGAGGCGGCGGGCTTGCCGCCCGGCGTGATCAATCTGGTCACCGGCGATGGAGTGCAGCTGTCGGAGGTGGCGCTGGCCGATCCGCGGCTGGCCGGTATCCATTTCACCGGTTCCACCAAGACCTTCCAGTACCTGTGGCAGCAGGTCGGCGCGAATATCGCGCGTTATCACGGCTATCCGCGCCTGGTCGGTGAAACGGGCGGCAAGGACTTCATCGTCGCGCACTCCTCGGCCGATCCGGACGCGCTGCGCACCGCCCTGATTCGCGGGGCCTACGAGTATCAGGGCCAGAAGTGTTCGGCGGCTTCGCGCGCCTACATCGCGCGGTCGGTCTGGCGCGCGATGGGAGATGAGTTCCTGCACGAGACCGGGGAGCTCAGCTACGGCGACGTCGCGGATCTGTCGAATTTCGGTGGCGCGCTCATCGATCGGCGCGCGTTCGACAAGAACGTGGCGGCTATCCGGCGCGCGGTGGACGCGGGCGTCACCATCCCGGTCGGTGGCGCCTACGACGACAGCGAAGGCTGGTTTGTGCGGCCGACCGTGTTGCTGGTGGACAACCCGCACGACGAATCGTTCGCCACCGAATACTTCGGGCCGATCCTGTCGGTGTACGTCTACGACGACGCCGAGCCCGGCGCCTACAGCGCGATTCTCGCCGAAGTCGAGTCGGCGGCGCCCTATGCGCTGACCGGCGCGGTGTTCGCGCAGGACCGGTACGCGGTCGAACAAGCCGACGCCGCACTGCGGTTCGCGGCCGGCAACTTCTACGTCAACGACAAGCCCACCGGCGCGGTGGTCGGTCAGCAGCCCTTCGGCGGGGCGCGCGCCTCCGGCACCGACGACAAGGCCGGTTCACCGTTGAACCTGCTGCGCTGGGTCGCGCCGCGGACGATCAAGGAGACCTTCGTACCGCCCGTGGACCACCGCTACCCGCACATGCGGGGTGAGTAGGGTAGGTAGCTCTACACCAGCGGCTTTCCCCGCCGCAACCGCCTGCGCAGATCGAACAGGTAGGCGTTGAGCGGGAACATCCGTGCCGATCGGGGCAGTCGCCGATGCACCGCCCCGATCGTCCGCAGCAGCCGGTCTACGCGGCGCTGGTCGCGGTCGGTCCAGGTCATGCCCATCTCCTCGCGCAGGTGCTGCGGGAGCAGGCCGGTGACGATGAACCGCTGCAGCCCGGCGAAGGCGACCCGCACAGGTCGCGGCATCATCTTCAGGTCGATCAGACCGTTGAAGTAGTCCCGCAACTCCGGCTCGATGCCGCGCTGCTTCAAGTTCTCGTTCCAGTACCGCTGGAATTCCGCGCGATTCGCCGGCCACATCTCCGGCCGCATCTGCAAGGTGGTGCCCAGCCGCGCGGCGTAGCTGTAGAAGGCGTCCGCGGTGGCGGCGTCCATCGGGCCGTGCATCCGGGTGTAGAGATCATCGATGCCCCAGTAGAGGCAGGCGGCGACCCACAGCTGCAGGTTCGGGTCGAAGGCGTTGTACTTCACCGGGCTCGCCGGGGTGGAGCGCACCGAACGGTGCGATCCGTTGACCGCCTCGCGGTATGCGTCGCGTTCGGCATCCGATCCGAGCAGCGCGACGGCGATATAGGTCAGCGTGGTGCGTAACCGTTTGATCGGGTGCAGGGTGACCTTGCCGCTGTCGACGGTGCTTTCCAGGACACCGCGCCCGACCGGGCGCAGGCTCAGCTGCATGATGACGTTGGCGGCGCCGCCGAGGAATGCGGCGATGCCGTCGACGTACTCGCCGACCGTCTCCGGTGTGAGAGGCCGGCTCGGGTCCGGCTCGTGCTCGGCGGTGCGCAGCGGGGCGGTCATCATCGACCTCGTCTTTCGTTTCCGCCCGATCCAGAGAATCAAGCGATGAGAAGATTATTCATCAACTTTCTCATCGACTCGAAGAGCTGTCAATCAGCGTGAGGGTCTGTGACGATATGCAATGCTGAAAGCGTCATCGTTTCGCTGTCGCGGATAGGGGTTGAAGCATGGCCAGGCTGACCAGACTGCTGCCGCTCGTGCGCAGCGCCGCCCCGGAGGATCGCAACCAGACGCGGGTCCTGGACGCGGCGCTGCTGGCGTTCCTGGACTTCGGTATCAAGCGCACCAGCATGGTCGAGGTCGCGCGGCGCGGCGGATTGTCCCTGGCCACCCTCTATCGCCGCTTCGCGAGCAAGACCGATCTGATCAAGGCCGTCGGGCTGCGGCAGACCCGCGAGTTCATCGAGGAGGTCGACGCCGCGCTCCAGCGCCAGGTCGACCGGGACGCGAGCGCCGAGGAGCAGATCATCGAACTGTTCGCGGCGTTCATCAACGGACTGCGCGGCAATCAGCTGATCCACCGGCTGCTGGCCACCGAACCCGAGCTCGTGCTGCCCTATCTCACCACGCAGGGTGCCCCGGTTATCGAGCTCGGCCGTGATTACCTCGCCGAGTTCATCACCCGCTTGCAGCGCGAAGGCAAGCTGCCGCAATACGATCCGGAGCCCTTGGCCGAGATGATCGCCCGCACCGCGCTCTCACTGGCGCTGACCCCGCAGACCGTCATCCCGCTCGGCGACGACGCGTCGATCCGGCAGTTCGCGCGCGACCACGTGGTGGTGTCGTTCCGGGTGCCTTAGCGGGCTCAGCGCTGCCGCGGGGCTCCGGTGATCATCGCCGTGAGGGCGGCCATCACGTCGGCGGTCTGCTCGGCCGCGGTGCCACGGGTGTGCGCGGTCACCGCGAAACCGGGACCGTAGGACGCCGAGGCGACTTCCGGCTCGCCGAAGTCCGACCAACCCCATTTGGTGCCGAGTACGAACGGCAAGCGGGCGGTGCCCCAATCCTGCTCGGTGCCGTCGAGCGCGGTCGAACCCGCGGCGGCCATCCATTCGAAGATCGGCGATCCGGGGTCGGTGCGCAGTTTGGCGGCGAGGAAGTCGGAGACGTCAGCGACGCTGGTCGCCCCCGCGCCCCAGTTGGGGCCGGGGACCGTCGCGGTGAGGCCGTATTCGGCGGCGATGGCGGCGACGGCCTGGGGGTACTTGGCCTCCATCGTGGTCGCCGCGCCGTCATCGGAATAGCGGATCATTTGCTCGGCTAGGACGCGGTCCTCGGGCGAGCCGTCGCCGTGGCGCAGGGCGTAGTCGGCCATGAAAAGCTTGGCCAGTGACAGGCTCGAGCGTGACTCGTGTTCGTTCGCCGTGCCCCAGCCGGGGCCGAGCACCGTCCGAATGGAGATCGCGGTGCGGGGCGGCACTGCGGCCACTTCGCTTTCGCCGTTCTCGGCACAGGCGACCGGCGCGGAGAGTGCGAGGAACGCTCCGGCGAGCAGCGCGGTCGCCATCATTCGAAAGCCCATCTTCTCCTCCTGGCTCGCTGCGGCACGGCATCGGACCGTCGATCGGGACAGCGCCGCGTACGCACGATGGGGCGTACGTGATTCGGTTGCCCTGCGATTGCTCGAATGAAACGGGTCCGTTGCGCTCGTTCCCGTCCGCCGCGGCCGCTCGAGTCGGATTCGACAACGCGCGGAGTCGGCCTCTCACACGAGACGCAGGCCGAGACGACGCCGGACGCGCATATCCAGCAGGTAGGCGTTCAGCGGGAACGCGCGGATCGGTCGCGGGAGGCGGGACTGCGTGGCCCCGACGGCGCGCAGGATGTGGCCGAGCACGCGCTCGTCGAGGTCGGTCCAGGTCATGCCCATCTCGTCGCGCAGGTGCTGCGGCAGCAGGCCGGTCACGAAGAAGCGATGCAGCCGCCCGAACGCCAACTGTGCCGGTCGCGGCAGCATGCGCAGCTCGATGAGGTCGTCGAAATAGGCGCGGACCGCCGGGTCGATGCTGGTCTTGGCGAGATTCGCGGCCCAGTACGCGTCGAAGGCGCGCCGGTCGACGGGCCACATCGCTTCGGGCATCTGGAGGGTGGTGCCCAGCCGGGCGCCCAGGCGGTAGAAGGCGTCGGCGGTCGCCTCGTCCATCGGGCCGTGCATGCGCTCGTACAGATCCAGGGCTCCCCAGTGCAGGCAGGCCGCGACCCACAGTTGCAGCGTGGGATCGAAGGCGTTGTAGTGCATCGGGCTGGAGGCCGTCGAGTGGACTTGGCGATGCGCTACGTTGACCGCCTCGCGGTAGGCCGCGCGTTCCTCGTCGGTGCCGAGCATCGCCACGGACAGGTAGGTCAGCGTGGTGCGCAGCCGTTTGATCGGATGCAACATCACATTCCCGCTGTCGACCCTGCTCTCCAGGACGCCATAGCCGACCGGTGGAGTACTCAACTGCATGATGACGTTCGCGACGCCGCCGAAGAGGCCGGCTATGCCGTCGAGATATTGCCCGACGTCGAAGGAGTCCGGCGAGTCGTGGCGATGCGGTGCGCGAAGTGGCTTGGTCATCATCGACCTCGCAGTACTGAGAAGGCTGTGCAACAACTTTCTCACCGCGTCAGCAGGAGTGTCAACCATCACATCGACGGCTCGTCGGCGCGGGACACCGCGAGGCCGCCCGAGCCCGGCGAAGTAGCGTGGTCGAATGCCGTTCGGTCCGCCGCTGCTGCTCAGTTCCCTCAACCCGCTCGCCGTCGCAGGCGGAGCGGACATCCCCGACGCCGTCAGCATCGACGGCACCACCCTGTCTCGCAGCGACCTGCTGGGCGCGGCCACTTCGGTGGCCGAACGCGTCGCGCGCGCGGAGCGGGTGGCGGTGCTGGCCGAGCCGACCGTCCAGACCGTGCTCGCGGTGGTGGGCTGCCTCATCGCGGGCGTCACGGTGGTGCCGGTGCCCCCGGACTCCGGGACCGCGGAACGGGCGCACATCCTGGCCGACTCGGGCGCGCAGGCATGGCTGGGTACGGCGCCGGAGGACGCCGACCTGCCCGTGGTGCCGGTGCGGCGGCACGCGAGGTCATGGCACACCTACCCCGAACCGGACCCGGCCACGACGGCTTTCGTGCTCTACACCTCCGGAACTACCGGCCTGCCCAAGGGCGTGGTGCTCAGTCGGGGCGCGATCGCCGCAGGCCTGGACGCCCTCGCCGAGGCATGGGCATGGACCGCCGGGGACACTCTGGTGCACGGGCTTCCACTGTTCCACGTGCACGGACTGATCCTCGGCGTGCTCGGCCCGCTGCGCGTGGGCAGTCCGCTCGTCCACACCGGCAAGCCGACGCCGCAGGCCTACGCGGCCGCGAAGGGTTCGCTGTACTTCGGCGTGCCGACCGTGTGGTCGCGAGTGGTCGACGACCCCGACTCGGCGAGGCAATTGGCCGACGCGCGGCTTCTGGTCTCCGGCAGCGCGCCGCTGCCCGTACCGGTGTTCGAACGACTGCGCGAGCTGACCGGGCACGCGCCGGTCGAGCGCTACGGCATGAGCGAAACCATGATCACGCTGTCCACCCGGGCCGACGGCGAGCGCAGGCCCGGCTGGGTCGGCACGCCGGTACGCGGCGTGCGCACCCGGATCCGGGACGAGTCCGGCGCCCCCGTCCCGCACGACGGCGAGAGCATCGGCGGCCTCGAGGTCAGCGGGCCCATGCTCTTCGACGGCTACCTGAACCGCCCGGAGGCGACCGCGCAGAGCTGGACCGAGGACGGCTGGTTCCGGACCGGTGACGTCGCCGCCATCGCCGCCGACGGCTTCCACCGCATCGTCGGCCGGGAATCGGTGGACCTGATCAAGTCCGGTGGCTACCGGGTCGGGGCGGGGGAGGTCGAGACGGTGCTGCTCGGTCACCCCGCCGTCGCGGAGGTCGCCGTGGTCGGCCTGCCCGACGACGACCTGGGCCAGCGCATCACCGCCTTCGTCGTGCTGCGCGGCAACGCGTCCGAACGCGAACTGATCGACCACGTGGCCGGAGAACTCTCGGTGCACAAGCGCCCGCGCGAGATCCGGATGGTCGACGCACTGCCGCGCAATGCCATGGGCAAGGTGCAGAAGAAGAAGCTGGGTTGACCTCGAGTCAGGTAGAGGTTTTACGGTCGGCGCATGACCGCGACCTTGACACCCGAACAGATCGACTACCTGCACACCCAGCGGCTGGGCCGTCTGGCCACCGTCCGGCCCGACGGCACCCCCCAGAACAACCCGGTCGGCTTTCGCTACAACCCCGAGCTGGGCACCATCGACATCGCGGGCTGGAACATGGGCGCCTCATGGAAATTCCGTAACCTCGCCACCAACGACCGCGTCGCCTTCGTGGTCGACGACGTCGCCTCGGTCCAACCC
Encoded here:
- the pruA gene encoding L-glutamate gamma-semialdehyde dehydrogenase, with protein sequence MDAVTVVPTPRNEPVRTYAPGSPERELLLGRLAELSAEPVDVPLVIGGKHRPGIGARHDIVAPHRHRQVLGTYTDITHSEAHGAIDAAIAAAPGWRAMPFEERAAVLLRAADLLAGPWRETVAAATMLGQSKSVQQAEIDAPCELVDFWRFNVAFAREILEQQPQSSAGVWNRMDYRPLEGFVYAITPFNFTAIAGNLPTAPALMGNTVVWKPSPTQTLSAFHTMRLLEAAGLPPGVINLVTGDGVQLSEVALADPRLAGIHFTGSTKTFQYLWQQVGANIARYHGYPRLVGETGGKDFIVAHSSADPDALRTALIRGAYEYQGQKCSAASRAYIARSVWRAMGDEFLHETGELSYGDVADLSNFGGALIDRRAFDKNVAAIRRAVDAGVTIPVGGAYDDSEGWFVRPTVLLVDNPHDESFATEYFGPILSVYVYDDAEPGAYSAILAEVESAAPYALTGAVFAQDRYAVEQADAALRFAAGNFYVNDKPTGAVVGQQPFGGARASGTDDKAGSPLNLLRWVAPRTIKETFVPPVDHRYPHMRGE
- a CDS encoding oxygenase MpaB family protein, whose product is MTAPLRTAEHEPDPSRPLTPETVGEYVDGIAAFLGGAANVIMQLSLRPVGRGVLESTVDSGKVTLHPIKRLRTTLTYIAVALLGSDAERDAYREAVNGSHRSVRSTPASPVKYNAFDPNLQLWVAACLYWGIDDLYTRMHGPMDAATADAFYSYAARLGTTLQMRPEMWPANRAEFQRYWNENLKQRGIEPELRDYFNGLIDLKMMPRPVRVAFAGLQRFIVTGLLPQHLREEMGMTWTDRDQRRVDRLLRTIGAVHRRLPRSARMFPLNAYLFDLRRRLRRGKPLV
- a CDS encoding ferredoxin family protein, translated to MPYIIAEPCVDVKDKACIEECPVDCIYEGGRMLYIHPDECVDCGACEPVCPVEAIFYEDDTPDQWGGYVNANVDFFDELGSPGGATKVGKVDYDPPFIKELPPMASE
- the dapC gene encoding succinyldiaminopimelate transaminase, with the protein product MSPRGRVSSLLPDFPWDTIASVKARAAAHPGGIVDLSVGTPVDPVDPLIRTALNSVAAVPGYPTTHGTPELRAAAVDALKRRYGITGLEPAAVLPAIGTKELIAGLPRLLGLGSGDLVVIPEVAYPTYEVGALLAGAQVLRADGLTRLGPQNPALIYVNSPSNPTGRVLGVDHLRKVVAFARERGAIVASDECYLGLTWEGRAVSLLDPEVCEGDHTNLLAVHSLSKTSNLASYRAGFVAGDPELIAELLEVRKHAGMMVPFPIQAAMTAALSDDAHEARQRERYRARREVLRNALERAGFRIDHSEAGLYLWSTRGEPCRTTLDWLADRGVLAAPGDFYGPGASEHVRIALTATDERIAAAAERLAAG
- a CDS encoding PH domain-containing protein, whose protein sequence is MSQPRTIMADPAWRPSPKARLLWTAQAALAWAIPFAALLVWVALDSGHRGWQLGFFLVALVPAAVNIGVAPWWRYAVHRWEVTDEAVYTRVGWLTQESRVAPISRVQTVDTERGPLERLLGLATVTVTTASSAGAVQIGALDLPVAEETVTRLTRIAAQHRGDAT
- a CDS encoding class A beta-lactamase-related serine hydrolase, which gives rise to MGFRMMATALLAGAFLALSAPVACAENGESEVAAVPPRTAISIRTVLGPGWGTANEHESRSSLSLAKLFMADYALRHGDGSPEDRVLAEQMIRYSDDGAATTMEAKYPQAVAAIAAEYGLTATVPGPNWGAGATSVADVSDFLAAKLRTDPGSPIFEWMAAAGSTALDGTEQDWGTARLPFVLGTKWGWSDFGEPEVASASYGPGFAVTAHTRGTAAEQTADVMAALTAMITGAPRQR
- a CDS encoding bifunctional FO biosynthesis protein CofGH; translated protein: MIEGVTDLPNPSVPSAPPSPSAMRRALRRARDGVTLNVDEAAVLLHATGDDLADLCRSAARVRDAGLASAGRPKTISYSRNVFIPLTRLCRDKCHYCTFVTVPGKLRAEGKGMFLEPDEVLDIARRGAALGCKEALFTLGDRPEDRWPEAAQWLDERGYDSTLDYLRAVSIMVLEETGLLPHLNPGVMSWEEIARLKPVAQSMGMMLETTATRLFTEKGNCHYGSPDKDPAVRLRAITDAGRLSVPYTTGILVGIGETMAERAESIMAIRKQHKAFGHIQEVIIQNFRAKDDTAMRDVPDAGLEEFLATIAVTRVLLGPDVPVQAPPNLVSHAECRALIEAGIDDWGGVSPVTPDHVNPERPWPNLDTLREITEAAGYQLVERTSAHPKYVRAGNPWVDPRIGAHVAALTDPATGLAKSGAVPVGLPWQEPDESWESAGRVDLNTAIDTEGRNTEHRSDAALGQEVVGAFGDWDTIREQARDLAVTTPQRLDGDVLAALRSAERDPAGLSDAEYLALATADGVELDAVAALADQLRRDTVGDDVTYVVNRNINFTNICYTGCRFCAFAQRKGDADAFTLSTDEVADRAWEAHVDGATEVCMQGGIDPDLPVTGYADLVRAVKQRVPSMHVHAFSPMEIVNGASRGGQSVRDWLVALKEAGLDTIPGTAAEILDDEVRWVLTKGKLPTSAWIDVITTAHQVGLRSSSTMMYGHVDNPEHWVGHLRVLRGIQDETGGFTEFVLLPFVHQSAPLYLAGAARPGPTNRDNRAAHALARIMLHGRIHNIQTSWVKLGTTGTRVMLNSGANDLGGTLMEETISRMAGSQHGSAKTVAELVEIAAGIGRPARERTTTYGVPQHKSPSASPGLQAVLVR
- a CDS encoding TetR/AcrR family transcriptional regulator; translated protein: MARLTRLLPLVRSAAPEDRNQTRVLDAALLAFLDFGIKRTSMVEVARRGGLSLATLYRRFASKTDLIKAVGLRQTREFIEEVDAALQRQVDRDASAEEQIIELFAAFINGLRGNQLIHRLLATEPELVLPYLTTQGAPVIELGRDYLAEFITRLQREGKLPQYDPEPLAEMIARTALSLALTPQTVIPLGDDASIRQFARDHVVVSFRVP
- a CDS encoding oxygenase MpaB family protein, with protein sequence MTKPLRAPHRHDSPDSFDVGQYLDGIAGLFGGVANVIMQLSTPPVGYGVLESRVDSGNVMLHPIKRLRTTLTYLSVAMLGTDEERAAYREAVNVAHRQVHSTASSPMHYNAFDPTLQLWVAACLHWGALDLYERMHGPMDEATADAFYRLGARLGTTLQMPEAMWPVDRRAFDAYWAANLAKTSIDPAVRAYFDDLIELRMLPRPAQLAFGRLHRFFVTGLLPQHLRDEMGMTWTDLDERVLGHILRAVGATQSRLPRPIRAFPLNAYLLDMRVRRRLGLRLV